One genomic region from Sciurus carolinensis chromosome 2, mSciCar1.2, whole genome shotgun sequence encodes:
- the Arf6 gene encoding ADP-ribosylation factor 6: MGKVLSKIFGNKEMRILMLGLDAAGKTTILYKLKLGQSVTTIPTVGFNVETVTYKNVKFNVWDVGGQDKIRPLWRHYYTGTQGLIFVVDCADRDRIDEARQELHRIINDREMRDAIILIFANKQDLPDAMKPHEIQEKLGLTRIRDRNWYVQPSCATSGDGLYEGLTWLTSNYKS, from the coding sequence ATGGGGAAGGTGCTATCCAAAATCTTCGGGAACAAGGAAATGCGGATCCTCATGTTGGGCCTGGACGCGGCGGGCAAGACAACAATCCTGTACAAGTTGAAGCTGGGCCAGTCGGTGACCACCATTCCCACCGTGGGTTTCAACGTGGAGACGGTGACTTACAAAAATGTCAAGTTCAACGTGTGGGATGTAGGCGGCCAGGACAAGATCCGGCCGCTCTGGCGGCATTACTACACCGGGACCCAGGGTCTGATCTTCGTGGTGGACTGCGCCGACCGAGACCGCATCGACGAGGCCCGCCAGGAGCTGCACCGCATTATCAATGACCGGGAGATGAGGGACGCCATAATCCTCATCTTCGCCAACAAGCAGGACCTGCCTGATGCCATGAAACCCCACGAGATCCAGGAGAAACTGGGCCTGACCCGGATTCGGGACAGGAACTGGTATGTGCAGCCCTCCTGTGCCACCTCAGGGGACGGACTCTATGAGGGGCTCACATGGTTAACCTCTAACTACAAATCCTAA